In Thermomicrobiales bacterium, the genomic stretch CGTGGTGGCGGCGGTGAACTATGCCCGCGAGCACGGATTGCTCCTTTCGATCCGCGGCGGCGGCCACAACGTGGCTGGCAACGCGGTCAACGACGGCGGTATCGTGATCGATCTGTCCGAAATGCGGGCAGTTTTCGTCGATCCCGACCGGCGCCGGGCGCGCGCCCAGGGAGGCGCCACCTGGGGCGATTTCGACCGCGAGACCCAACAGTTCGGTCTGGCGACGACCGGCGGAGCGGTTAGCAGCACGGGCATTGCCGGGCTCACTCTCCATGGAGGGCTGGGGTATCTCCATCGCGCATTTGGTCTTGCGTTGGACAATCTCCGATCGGTCGAGATCGTGACTGCGGATGGTCAGGTTCGCACGGCGAGCGAGACCGAAAACCCCGATCTCTTTTGGGCAATCCGGGGCGCCGGGAGCAACTTCGGAGTCGTGACCTCGTTCGAATTCGAGGTCTATCCGATCCCACAGGAGTTGTATTCAGCGGTTCCGTTGTTCACGATGGATGATGCGCCGGCCATTCTCCGAAAGTACCGGGACTTCGCCGAGTCCGCTCCTGACGATTTCGCGCCCGCCGTGATCTTCTGGAGTGTGCCCGCCATCCCCGACTTCCCCGAGGAACTGCACGGAACGCCGATCGTGGTGATTCAGATCGCCTACACCGGCGACCCCGCGGAGGGAGAAGAGCTGCTGAAACCGGTCTTCGAGTGGGGCACTCCGCTCGTGGACCTGAGCGGTTCGGCCCCGTACGTCGCGATGCAGAATGGCTTCGACGCATTCTTTCCAGCCGGCTGGTTCTACTACTGGAAATCACTGTTGTTGCAGTCGGCCACGGACGACGTTATCGACACCCTCTGCGAGGTCGCTGCCGCGCGGCCATCGCCCCAGTCCATACTCAATTTCTGGCAGTTGGGCGGCGCGATCAGCCGGGTACCGGCAGATGCCACCGCCTATGTCCGGCGGGATGCCGGGCATATGCTCAGCCTCGACACCACCTGGACCGACCCGCGCGACACCGATCGATGCATCGCCTGGGCGCGTCAGACATGGTCCACATTGCAGGAGAAGTTCGGGCTTGGAGGCGCATACCTCAACTTCGCCGGCTTCGGCGAGGAAAAAGAGGCGCTGGTGCGCGCCTCGTACGGCCAGAACTACGCGCGGCTGGCTGAGATCAAGCGACGCTACGACCCGGATAACCTCTTCCGGATGAACAACAACATCAAACCGGCCTGACGATCGCCGGCAGCTGCCCCGCATGGCGCGTCGACGAGAACGTGCAGTCGAATTCGCCACCGATTCCGTCCCGCACCAGCCATGAGCGGTCCCCTGATCACCCTTGCTGCGGACGCTCCGAACCAGGGAATGCCATGAAGTCCGCACACCCAACCGAAACCAATATCGAAGCGCAGACCCGGGAACAATGGCGCCTGGACCAGCAACGCGAATGGTCCGACGAGCAGAAAGTCGCCGCCTGGCGCAAGTGGGGACGCATCAACATTGCCGCGCAGGAGGCGGCGACATCGGCGCTCCTGGATGCGGCTCACCTCGCTCCTGGTATGCGCGTCATCGACATTGCCGGCGGGGGAGGCGATCCCGGACTCGCGGCTGCGGCCAGAATCGGGCCAACCGGGCATGTGACCGTGACCGACGTCTCGCGCGGCATGCTCGAGACCGCTCAGGAGTACGCGCGGCAGGATGGGCTGACCAATCTCGAGTACCACCTGGCCGATACCGAACACCTCCCGTTCGCCGACCATGCCTTCGACGGCGCTTTGTGTCGCTGCGCCGTGATGTTCTTCCCGGACCCCGCTGCGGCGCTCCGGGAGATACGTCGGGTCCTCGCGCCCGAGGGGATCGCGGCCTTTCTCGCCTGGGGGCCGCTGCCAGAGAATCCATTGTTCTCAGGCGGCTTCGCGGCCATTGGCAAGGTGCGTCCCCTGCCGCCACCTCCGCCGGGAACCCCACATCCGTTCAAGTTCGCGACGCCCGGATCGCTCGGCCTTGCGCTCGAAGACGCCGGCTTTGTCGCTGTCTCCGAGCAACGGATCCGTCCAATGTCCCGCTGGAGCGTGACACCCGAGCAGTTCACCGAATTGACTGTGGAAATGGGCGGTCTCGAATGGCTGCTGTCACAGATGTCGCCGTCACAACGTGAATCCGTTCTCAACGACATGACCGAACATTTCCGGGGATATCGACGCGCCGCAGGCGTCGAGTTTCCTCTCGTCCTCGTTCTTGCGACTGGTGTCTCTGCCCCGGAGTGACGAGGCGCACTCCAGCAACATTCCGGATCGTCGCTCCCGCGCCCATGCGGCAAGTTCGACAGCCGCAGCGGGTAGGCTCGCCCGCGTGGCACGACTGCGCCGTCCCCAGGGCTGTCATCCTGTCAGCGCCGGAACCGCTACGGGTTCGAGGATTCCGGCTCGGTGATGGGGTAGGAGAGCCTCCGGATACAGCTGGGGCTGGCCGCCACGAGCACTGCAGCCACACCGCACGACACACGCGACGAGCCAATCGTCGTCCTCGTGCTGCGTCTTCGCGCGCCTTCTTGAATCGACCGTCGCCGGAAACGTCAGTCTCGGAAGATCGCCTGAAGCGCGAGTTCGAAACCCGGCAGCACATCCCCTCCATCGAGCACTCCCTTCGCCTCGACTACCTCAGGGGCGTGGCCCAACCGATGGACTGTCGCCGTCTTCCGCTCTGGATCGACCCACCACACCAATGGAACACCAGCCTTGGCGTAGAGCGCTTGCTTCTCCGCCATCTCCGCCTTCGTGTCGGTGGGTGAAATGACTTCGATCGCCAGATCGGGTGGCACCGGACAAAAGCCTCGATCCGGCATGCCGTCCGGAAATCGGTCCCCGCGCACGAACCCGACATCGGGAGCAACGACGGTATCTGGGTGCTCGCTGAGCGTGTATCCACAACGGGCGCTCGTGACGTACCCCAGTCCCTGAGCATCGGCGAAACTGAAGGTCGCAATTGCCAATCGCGCCCCGTACACCGCCGCCCTGAAGCCCGGTGTCGACACCTCTCTCAATGCGCCTTCCCAAAGCTCATACGGAGCTCTGCTGCCCATCTGAAGAAGGTCTTCCGCGGTAGCGAGGTGCGTCGCCGTCATGCTGCCATGCCTTGCCGAATCGCCGGTGCACCCCAAGCGTACCAGCAGCCTGCGCGAGTGTCATCATCGGCGGATCGCCTCTCCCAGGCCGGCGTTGAATGGTCGGAACGCCGTGCAAGCGATGGAGCGACAGGCAGCCGCCCGCTCGGAGCGGCTCGGCATCCCGCTGGCGACCTTTGATCGCCGGTTGGCCGCGCTGCCCACGGTCGAATCGTGGAATCTCCAATAGTCTGCCCTCGTCGCTCGTCTCATCGAGCATTGATCAGCGCGAACCTGCCCCGCAAGCGCAAAAATCCCCGTGCCCATCGCTGGACACGGGGATGCTCTCGATACGAACAACTGATACGGACCCCGACTCGATGCTCAGGGATGGCCCACCGTTGAAACGCTGGGCGTACACCCCTCGGCAATCACCCGGATTCCGCACAAAGACGAGCAACTGGCAACTGGCAACTGACGACTGACTACCAGCGACTGCCTGCTCGTTACCCGACCTCGACTTCGACCTTCTCCAGCTCGACATCGGCCTGGTTCGGGCTGCTCACCCTGGCCGCGCCCGGCAGCCGGTTCTCATTGATGAACGCCTCGGTGCGGTTGCGGGCGATATCGTCCGGATACTGCTCGGCCGGCGACTTCATGAAATACGAGCTCGGGGCCATCAGCGATCCGCTGATGCCGTTGTTGAGCGCCAGCTTGATGCAGCGCACGGCATCGATCACCACACCAGCCGAGTTCGGCGAGTCCCAGACCTCCAGTTTGAGCTCCAGATTCAGGGGCACATCGCCAAAGGTCGTCCCTTCCATGCGGATGTGGCACCACTTGCGGTCTTTCAACCAGGGCACATAGTCCGACGGACCGACGTGGACATTTCTACCGGCACCTCGTAGGGGATCTGCGAGGTGACCGCGTTGGTCTTGGAGATCTTCTTGGAATCGAGCCGCTCCCGCTCCAGCATGTTCAGGAAGTCGGTATTGCCGCCAAAGTTGAGTTGATACGTGCGGTCGATCTGCACACCGCGGTCGAGGAACAGGTTGGTCAGCACCCGGTGGGTGATGGTGGCGCCGACCTGGCTCTTGATATCGTCACCGATCACCGGCAACCCCTCGCTCCTGGAAGCGCTTCTGCCAGTACGGCTCACGGGCGATGAAGACCGGGATGCAGTTCACAAACCCGCAACCGGCCTCCAGCACCTGCTCCACATACCACTTGGTCGCCATCTCCGAACCGACCGGCAGGTACGAGACCACCACATCGGTCTTGGTGTCCTTCAGAATCTGCACGATGTCGGCGGTGGGGCCAGGGGCCTTGGTCACCACCTCGGAGAGATACTTGCCGATGCCATCGTGCGTCATACCCCGGTGGACCGGCACGCCCAGATGCGGCACATCGCAGAACTTGTAGGTGTTGTTCGGGTGCGCAAAGATCGCCTCGGAGAGGTCCTTGCCAACCTTGCCCTCGACCACGTCGAAGGCCGCGCTGAACTCGATGTCCGAGATGTGATACCCGCCCAGGTTGACATGCATCAGCCCCGGCACGCGCTCGTTTTCCGGCGCGTTCTTGTAGTACTCGACGCCTTGCACCAGCGACGACGCGCAGTTGCCGACGCCGATGATCGCCACGCGCACCTTGCTCGTGTCGCGACCCGTGCTATGACCGTTGGCATGCACGCCATTGGTCCCGTTCGAACCGTTGGATCCGTTCTTCTTCGCCACGAAAATCCTCCTGGATACAGTACGACCCCGGAAAGTTCCGAGGTCGATCACACAAGCAGAATGCTGTTGTTCTGAAAACCAGACAGAATGACCGACGGGACGCCACCTGGGTGCCCGTCAAACCTCATTCAGTTGTTAAGTCTGGAATTCGTGCACGGCGCGCATCTGGCGCCAACGAGCATAGGCTACTGCCATACTCTGCATTCAGTGTAATTCGTGTGGGCAATGTTCTGCAAGAAATCGGGCATCGAACACGAGCCGCGCAATGAGCACATCCAGCGCGTTCATGCCTTGGGGGGTCGCCAGATCTCATCCAAGCGTTCTCCCATTCTACTGATCGAGCAGGTTCGCACCAACATCGAGGTTCCCGGCATTGGTGAAGCGCTGAGCGCCGTCGTCTCCGTCCGTAAGGAACATGACGGCGGACGGTTACCAAATCCGCCGTCAATGCCTCAAGTCACCGTTTGAAGATCAGGAGAACGCGCTGCAGCGGTAGCGGCTGCTGATCCAGCCGTCCTGATCGGCGCAGGTCACCGGCGTCCAATTGCCCTGGGTTGCCCCGCGCAGTTGCAAGGTGGCGCCATTTGCCACCACCGTAATGACCTGCGTGGTTGTGCTGGTGCCGGTTCGGCAGTTCACCCGCGCGGTGGTCACCACGGGAACCGGTGCTCGGCAGCGTCGCGGTCGCAGTTGCTGTCGGTGTCGGAGACTGCACCGCGATGTAGTTACCCATGATCCAGCCATCCTGGCCAAAGCAAACGACCGGATACCAGCCGTTCTGCAAACCACCGCGCAATGGAATCCGCGCATTCCCGTTCACCACGCCAAGGATGGAATAACTTGTGCCCGGTCCAATCCGGCAGTTCACACTCGCCTGCAGGAAGGCCGTTCCTTCCAGCGGGATCAATGTCGGGATCACGTGGTGGTGGTGGTGATCGTGGGGGTCGAGCTCGATGTGCTCGTAGGCGGCGCTGTTGTTGCGGTTCTGGTTGGGGTGGTGGTGCCCAGCAGCGACAGGTAGTTGAGTAGATCCAGCCGGGTTGTCCGAAGCAGATTACCGGCGTCCATCCATTTTCGCGGGCGCCACGGACCTGAACCGTCACATTGAGTACCGACAACGCCCAGGCTCGTGTAGGCGGTGCCCGGGCCGATGCGGCAGTGGGCATTGACTTTGCAGCCGCGCGTTGCCGGCAGTCGGATCGGTGGTCGCGGTTGCGGACGGCGTCAAGGTCGAGGGAGCGGTGGCCGTAGCGGTCGGTGCGTAGGTGGAAGAAATCCACCCTCCTGCTCGAAACAAGTGACTGGCGTCCATCCGTTCTCTCAGCACCGCGCACCGGAAGCGCGGTGCCCCGAGCAACCACGCCCAGGGACGCGAAACTGGTCGACGGCCCCACTCGGCAAATTGACATTGACCGAGGTCACGATCATTGTCACCGGAGTGTTGGTTACGGTCACCGTTGCGGTGGCGGTCACCGTCGCCGTCGCGGTCTCCGTCGGTATCGCCGTCGCCGTCGCCGTCGCCGTCGCTGCCCCGCAACTCGGTCCGCTCACCGTCTGGACCTGCGGATTCAGCTCAGCCGGGAACGCTCCCGTGATCGAGTCGAACTGCCCGGTCAGATTCCCTGACCATTCGAAATAGCCGTAATATCGGCCAGCAATGTACGACGAGGCGTTGTAGGCAACCGGTGTGCTCGCTCCGTCACTGAAGTTCAGTGTCGCCGTGGCCGGGAACTGCGGCTGGTCCATCGTCACGAAGATCTGCCAATAGCCTAGTCCCGCATAGCACGTCCCCGCGCTCGCATCCAGCGTGATATTCGCAATCGTTGCGGTGGCGGTCACCGTCGCCGTCGCGGTCTCCGTCGGCATCGCCGTCGCCGTCGCCGTCGCCGTCGCTGCCCTGCAACTCGGTCCGCTCACCGTCTGGACCTGCGGATCAGCCAGCCGGGAACGCTCCCGTGATCGAGTCGAACTGCCCGGTCAGATTCCCTGACCATTCGAAATAGCCATAATATCGGCCAGCAATGTACGACGAGGCGTTGTAGGCAACCGGGGTGCTCGCCCGTCACTGAAGTTCAGTGTCGCCTGGCCGGGAACTGCGGCTGGTCCATCGTCACGAAGACTGCCAACCAGCCGAGTTCGGCGAGTCCCAGACCTCCAGTTTGAGCTCCAGATTCAGGGGCACATCGCCAAAGGTCGTCCCTTCCATGCGGATGTGGCACCACTTGCGGTCCTTCAACCAGGGCACATAGTCCGACGGACCGACGTGGACATTCTCGGCCGGCACCTCGTAGGGGATCTGCGAGGTGACCGCGTTGGTCTTGGAGATCTTCTTGGAATCGAGCCGCTCCCGCTCCAGCATGTTCAGGAAGTCGGTGTTGCCGCCGAAGTTCAGCTGATAGGTGCGGTCGATCTGCACGCCGCGGTCGAGGAACAGATTGGTCAGCACCCGGTGGGTGATGGTGGCGCCCACCTGGCTCTTGATATCGTCGCCGATCACGGGCAGGCCCTTCTCCTGGAAGCGCTTCTGCCAGTACGGCTCACGGGCGATGAAGACCGGAATGCAGTTCACGAACCCGCAACCGGCCTCCAGCACCTGCTCCACATACCACTTGGTCGCCATCTCCGAACCGACCGGCAGGTACGAGACCACCACATCGGTCTTGGTGTCCTTCAGAATCTGCACGATGTCGGCGGTGGGGCCAGGGGCCTTGGTCACCACCTCGGAGAGGTACTTGCCGATGCCATCGTGCGTCATGCCACGGTGGACCGGCACGCCCAGATGCGGCACATCGCAGAACTTGTAGGTGTTGTTCGGGTGCGCAAAGATCGCCTCGGAGAGGTCCTTGCCAACCTTCCCCTCGACCACGTCGAAGGCCGCGCTGAACTCGATATCCGAGATGTGATAGCCGCCCAGGTTGACATGCATCAGCCCCGGCACGCGCTCGTTCTCCGGCGCGTTCTTGTAGTACTCGACGCCCTGCACCAGCGACGACGCGCAGTTGCCAACGCCGATGATCGCCACGCGCACCTTGCTCGTGTCGCGACCCGTGCTATGACCGTTGGCATGCACGCCATTGGTCCCGTTCGAACCGTTGGATCCGTTCTTCTTCGCCACGAAAATCCTCCTGGATACAGTACGACCCCGGAAAGTTCCGAGGTCGATCACACAAGCAGAATGCTGTTGTTCGAAAACCAGACAGAATGACCGACGGGACGCCGCCTGGGTGCCCGTCAAACCTCATTCAGTTGTTAAGTCTGGAATTCTTTACCGGCGGACATCCGCCGCCCGACGCGGACGACTGCCGCGTTCCCGCTTATTTTACGTGCGCGGATAACGGCTCTGCAAGGTGACCGACTGGCACGCCTGCTGGTTGTCGCTGCTGATCAGGCGGCTGCGTCCGCTCCCGCCACGATCTCTTCCGCCAGCGCGTTCACCGTCGGAGCCGGATCGCCCGTCGCCGACGACCCGCCCAGGCGAATCAGATACTTCCCATCCTGCACATAGAGGACATAGAGATTGACCCCGTCGCCCGGACCCGCCAGACCGCGCGCCTGATCGCCAATGACCGGAGTTTCCACATCGGTCAACCCCTGCGCCGCCACCACGATATCGGACAGCGCGGTCAGAGCCTCGGACGCCCCCTCGGCATTGGCGAACCGGTGCACGCTCACATTGATGAACGACGCGTCTTCGGGCGCGTCCGCGGCATCGTTGCGATTCAGATCGCGGTAGAAGTTCTCCCGCCAGCGCCAGCTGGTCAACAGCGCATCGCCATCGGCGCCAATCGCCGCGGCCACCTCGGCCTTGGTGCGCTCGCCCTCATCGGAGACGACCCAGTCGCCCACCAACGCCGACGCGGGGGGCAAGAACGCTTCCGCGCTCTCCGACGCAGAAACCGCCTCGGCATCGTCCGCGGGCGCGGTTGGCGCTGTCTCCGCCGCGGCGGAATCGACACTCTCCTCGGCTGGCGCTTCGGTTGCGTCCGCTTCGGGCGGTGGTGCTTCGGTCGGCGCCGGCGGGGCGGTGGTGGCAGTCGGCGCTGGCGCTCCGCCATCGGTCGGCTGGGTTGCCGCCATGGTGGGGGTCATCGTTCCATCGGTCACCGCGGCCACCGGCGGATTCTCCGGCGAATCGTCGTCATCGAGGAACCGGGTAATGGCATACGCGCCGCCGCCGATCACCCCGATCAGCAGCAACGCCGCCAGCAGATAGCGCAAGAGCTTGTTGCCCCGCTCGCCGCGCGGTTTGATCGGCGTCATCGGGCCCGTTTGGCGATAGTCGGTTTGCTCGGGGGCATACGTCCCCGGCTGCCCATACCATTGGCCGCCCTGCGCCTGTTGAGCGCCATAGATATCGGCGGTGCGCTGCGACGCGGAAGGCTCGACAGTGGGGGATGGCGTCCACGGAGTTCGAGTCGATTTGGTTGACGACGGTCCGGTCGCCCGGCTGGGCCGTGACGGTCTCGGTTCCAAAGGTGTGCGGTCCTCCGTAGGACGGATCCAGACGCGCGGGGAGGCTGGACAGAACGACTGCGGGTGTGGGCGCGTCGGATACCCAATTTCGATCAGAAAGTATACGCGGGCGCATCTGAAGGAACGCCGAAGCGGCCGCTGCGCCCACCTTACTGAAAGAAACGTTTGGCGCAGAGCTTCGGTTCCTGGGTCAATTCACAGGTTTTGTTCTGTGAGAACCCGACGTCAACCGTGCGAACGCATAGCCTCGCTATCTCCACTCGGATGGGCAAGCAATCAAATTCCCATCGGCATCCGGAGAGGGGTCGGGAAGCCTACAACCAGAGAGGAGGTTGTGATCAAGAATAAGTGACCGCGACGCGGCACGAGCCAAGTCGTAGGAGACGCGGCGTCTGCCATGCCGATCTCGATGATTGATTTGAGGGGAAACAACGACGACTTCTTTTCCGAAGTCTTCACGGGCAATGTTCACGGCACTGGCGAGATCGGAATCGTTCGAAAGCACGATGGCCACATCGAACTGATCTCGAGCCGCATCACGAACCAGAAAGGCCGCCAAGTTGACGTCTGAACCCTTTTCCTCTCGAACCATGGCTTTGAAAGCCGGCCCGATCGCCTGACCGGTCACCACATCGATTGCCCGGACAGACTTGGGCTTCTCAAAATGCCGTCCCAAGGTCACAGTAACTCCAGGAACTCCCGAGAGTGCCTGAAAGTAGTGGTGCTGTCGTGTGGCCTGCCCCGGATCATTCGGGCCTGGCAGCGAAGGAGCCGAACAGTAGTGGACCCGCCCAACGGTCCCATCGATACCAATTTGGCGACAGATCGCCTGTCCGAGCAACACCGGATTTGCCCATTTGGTGCGTGGATGACACCGCACAGGACGTCCACGAAAGAGTCCGTAGTAATAGTTGAATCCATCGACGAAGAGCGTCACTCGATCAGGCATCAACGTCTCCGCACAGAAAAATGAGGGCCGCTCCCTTCGGTGCGGCCCTCTCCCAGTTGCCGAAGCAACAAGGTGGATTGGCTCAATTGTACCGCTCTCTGCCGCGGAACTCCAGATTCAGAAGAACCCGCAACTATTCAGAGATGCGGGTTCGCCAACGGATCCGACGGGCCTCGAATGGACTGGCGCCGTGCAATCGCCACGGGTGGCACGATACGCCTGTTGTGCCAGAGCAGCAAGTCCGGGCCCTTGTTTCTGAACAGTTCCGCGCCGTCGATCTGTGTTGACAGAGCCGGCACCGCCTCATACGATGGCCGTACGACCAAACAACCCAAGTCTCCGAGTTTTTTTGCCTCGTCACCCATTCAGGAGGTTTGCATGTCCGTATTTTCCGAAACGCTTGCGCCAGACGACGCCGCATGGCATCTGGTCACCGCCTCGTGGATCACGCACGCCACGCGGACCATGGCGGACCTCAGGCTGGCCGATCATCTCGCCGCTGGTCCGATGAGCCTCGACGCGTTGGCCACTGCGTCCGGCACGCACGCGCCCAGTCTCGCCCGCCTTGTCCGCGCGCTCGTGGGACTCGGGTTGATCGTCCGCACCGACGACGACCGATTCGCTCTGACACCGGTGGGCGAGTATCTCCGCTCGGACGTCCCCGGCTCGGCCGCCGGGTTTTCGTTGGGGTGCATGAGCGCGCTCATCGAACGCCCCATGTTGCAGCTCACCGATGCGATCCGAGATGGTCGAGCAACGTTCCCGGCCATCTATGGGCAGGATTTCTGGAGCTACCTTTCCAGTCATCCCGACGATCAGGCCCGCTTCGATACCGCCATGTCCACCGGTTCCACCGGTGATGGCACGAGCCTCGCACGTATCTGTAACTTCGAGGGAGTATCGACACTGGTCGACATTGGCGGCGGCGAGGGACAGATGCTCTCCGAAGTCCTGCATGCGAATCCGCGCTTGCGCGGCATGCTCTTCGACCGGCCAGAAGCGCTGGCGCGCGCCGGATCGGTCCTGGATCGACTTGGCGTGCGCGATCGGTGCGAGCTGATTCCCGGCGATTTCCTTGTCTCGGTCCCCCAGGGCGGGGATGCCTACATCCTCTCTATCGTCATTCACGATTGGCCGGACGAGGAGGCGTTGCAGATCCTGGGCAACTGTTATCGGGCCATGAAGCCGGGTTCCCGTATCTGGATCTCCGAAGGGCTGATGGACGAATCCGATGAATACGACCGGCAGAGACTGGTCGATCTGCTCATGCTGGTGTTGTTCGCGGCCAAGGAACGAACATTCGAGGAGCATCGAACGCTGCTCGAGGAAGCGGGTTTCGTGCAGATTTCGGCGCTCGTCGACCCAGACGACCCGCGGCGCGTGGTCATCCAGGGAATCCGTCCGTAGGCGATGTCTGCGGCCGCCAGAACCCAGGAGCTGGATTCGTCGCAGCATTCCGGCTGCGATTATCCGCATGCGTCAGGCAAAGAAAGGCCGGATGCGCGCCGGAGTTTTGCGCCAAACGCTGGACAGCGGTCACGTTAACCGCAACCAGCCGCCCTGCCGGACCGCAACCAAACCGCGATCACCCCGCGCACAGCCGGTTTACACCTTCTTCGTAACCTTCTATAGTGTGGGTATGCACGTGCAGAGTGATTCGCACGAGGCGGCTCTGGCCCCGCTTCGGCGTCCCGCATCCTCTGCCCGGAAAAGGGGAAACCAATGGCTGATCTCTTTTCGCAGGTCCCGCTACCTGCGTCTGGTCGTGGCGGCGATCAACTGCAACTGACATCCTGGGGTCTCCCCGGACGTCAATCCGCCGATACCTTGCCGCGGCTCTATATGACCGGCGACCTGCGCGCCGTCACCGGGCTTTCGCGCACCCAGCTCGACTTTTACCTCCGCGACGGGCTGGTCAAACCAACCGCTCGCACCGAAAGCGGCTTCCTCCTCTTCGATGACGCGGAAGTCGAGCTCGTGCGGCATATCGTGAACGAGCGACGCAATGGGGTGGCCCTCAAAGAGATTCGCCGCCGGATCGGCCGGTAGCGAACGTGAACCACCATTCCGAAGAGACCCCGACCTCCCCGATCCCCTGGCGCCCGCGCGAATCCGCGCGGCCGGCCGCGTTGCCGGCTGCCCGGGCGATCGAGCTCTTCTATCCCTCGCTTGGTCACTCCGATTGCATCGAACGCCTCGAGGACGCCAGCCGCAACGGCGGCCTCAGCCTGGTCATCGGCCAATCCGGCCTCGGCAAGAGCCTTCTGCTCGATGTCTGCCTGGACGATCTGAACCTGCGTCACACCGTCGTCACCATCCGCGATCCGCGCGAGATCCGTACCGACACCCAGCTTCTCAAAGCCATCATCACCCAGTCCGGCGCGCTCCCCAGCGGACGCTCCGGCATCGAATTGATGGGCGATCTGCAGGAGCTCACCCTCGCCCTGCTTCGGCGCGAACGGCCCTTGCGCATCCTGATCGACGACGCCGAGCAACTCTCCAGCTCGCAGCTGGAGCTCATTCGCGCCATGCTCTCCAATGTCGCCCCTGCCTCTGGCGCGATCGGCGTCATCCTCTTCGGCAAACCCGCCCTGAACGACAGGATCGACCGTCGCCAGGGACTGGCCTCGCAAGTCGAGATGCGGCATACGCTCAATCCGTTCTGCCGCAAGGACACCGCCGGCATGGTGCGGCATCGCGCCAAAGAACTGGGCGAATCGCCCCTGTCGCGGTTTCACTTTGCCGAGGACGCACTCAATGTGATCCATACCCGCGCCCATGGCAACCCAGCCCAGATCCTGACAGCCATGAGCCTCAGCATCGGCCGGGCGCGGACACTCCAGCGCACCACCATCGACGCCGCTATCGTGCTCGACGCTATTTCGTCGCCACGGCGCGCCGGGGTGCAGCAGCGCTTGCCATTCGACCGTCTCGCGGAGCAGCCTGGGAACCACCCACCTGCGCCGGTTGTCCTGTTTCAGGAACGCTCGGGCCACGGGCTCGAGGGAGGATGAGATCTATCGCTGGATTCCCGGCGAATCGCGTCTCGCGCGGTTTCGTTCCGACGCCAATCGGAGCGGACCGCGCCGGACAAAAGAAAAAGCCCGGTGCGCCAACACCGGA encodes the following:
- a CDS encoding FAD-binding oxidoreductase, with the protein product MDTTVILDPVDQLAMEMRGVLIRPGDPGYDDARMVRNGLIDRHPAVIARCHGTADVVAAVNYAREHGLLLSIRGGGHNVAGNAVNDGGIVIDLSEMRAVFVDPDRRRARAQGGATWGDFDRETQQFGLATTGGAVSSTGIAGLTLHGGLGYLHRAFGLALDNLRSVEIVTADGQVRTASETENPDLFWAIRGAGSNFGVVTSFEFEVYPIPQELYSAVPLFTMDDAPAILRKYRDFAESAPDDFAPAVIFWSVPAIPDFPEELHGTPIVVIQIAYTGDPAEGEELLKPVFEWGTPLVDLSGSAPYVAMQNGFDAFFPAGWFYYWKSLLLQSATDDVIDTLCEVAAARPSPQSILNFWQLGGAISRVPADATAYVRRDAGHMLSLDTTWTDPRDTDRCIAWARQTWSTLQEKFGLGGAYLNFAGFGEEKEALVRASYGQNYARLAEIKRRYDPDNLFRMNNNIKPA
- a CDS encoding methyltransferase domain-containing protein, with translation MKSAHPTETNIEAQTREQWRLDQQREWSDEQKVAAWRKWGRINIAAQEAATSALLDAAHLAPGMRVIDIAGGGGDPGLAAAARIGPTGHVTVTDVSRGMLETAQEYARQDGLTNLEYHLADTEHLPFADHAFDGALCRCAVMFFPDPAAALREIRRVLAPEGIAAFLAWGPLPENPLFSGGFAAIGKVRPLPPPPPGTPHPFKFATPGSLGLALEDAGFVAVSEQRIRPMSRWSVTPEQFTELTVEMGGLEWLLSQMSPSQRESVLNDMTEHFRGYRRAAGVEFPLVLVLATGVSAPE
- a CDS encoding Uma2 family endonuclease, with protein sequence MTATHLATAEDLLQMGSRAPYELWEGALREVSTPGFRAAVYGARLAIATFSFADAQGLGYVTSARCGYTLSEHPDTVVAPDVGFVRGDRFPDGMPDRGFCPVPPDLAIEVISPTDTKAEMAEKQALYAKAGVPLVWWVDPERKTATVHRLGHAPEVVEAKGVLDGGDVLPGFELALQAIFRD
- a CDS encoding SH3 domain-containing protein, with amino-acid sequence MIPTLIPLEGTAFLQASVNCRIGPGTSYSILGVVNGNARIPLRGGLQNGWYPVVCFGQDGWIMGNYIAVQSPTPTATATATLPSTGSRGDHRAGELPNRHQHNHAGHYGGGKWRHLATARGNPGQLDAGDLRRSGRLDQQPLPLQRVLLIFKR
- a CDS encoding inositol-3-phosphate synthase; the encoded protein is MAKKNGSNGSNGTNGVHANGHSTGRDTSKVRVAIIGVGNCASSLVQGVEYYKNAPENERVPGLMHVNLGGYHISDIEFSAAFDVVEGKVGKDLSEAIFAHPNNTYKFCDVPHLGVPVHRGMTHDGIGKYLSEVVTKAPGPTADIVQILKDTKTDVVVSYLPVGSEMATKWYVEQVLEAGCGFVNCIPVFIAREPYWQKRFQEKGLPVIGDDIKSQVGATITHRVLTNLFLDRGVQIDRTYQLNFGGNTDFLNMLERERLDSKKISKTNAVTSQIPYEVPAENVHVGPSDYVPWLKDRKWCHIRMEGTTFGDVPLNLELKLEVWDSPNSAGWQSS
- a CDS encoding NYN domain-containing protein, which gives rise to MPDRVTLFVDGFNYYYGLFRGRPVRCHPRTKWANPVLLGQAICRQIGIDGTVGRVHYCSAPSLPGPNDPGQATRQHHYFQALSGVPGVTVTLGRHFEKPKSVRAIDVVTGQAIGPAFKAMVREEKGSDVNLAAFLVRDAARDQFDVAIVLSNDSDLASAVNIAREDFGKEVVVVSPQINHRDRHGRRRVSYDLARAASRSLILDHNLLSGCRLPDPSPDADGNLIACPSEWR
- a CDS encoding methyltransferase, with the translated sequence MSVFSETLAPDDAAWHLVTASWITHATRTMADLRLADHLAAGPMSLDALATASGTHAPSLARLVRALVGLGLIVRTDDDRFALTPVGEYLRSDVPGSAAGFSLGCMSALIERPMLQLTDAIRDGRATFPAIYGQDFWSYLSSHPDDQARFDTAMSTGSTGDGTSLARICNFEGVSTLVDIGGGEGQMLSEVLHANPRLRGMLFDRPEALARAGSVLDRLGVRDRCELIPGDFLVSVPQGGDAYILSIVIHDWPDEEALQILGNCYRAMKPGSRIWISEGLMDESDEYDRQRLVDLLMLVLFAAKERTFEEHRTLLEEAGFVQISALVDPDDPRRVVIQGIRP
- a CDS encoding MerR family transcriptional regulator; protein product: MADLFSQVPLPASGRGGDQLQLTSWGLPGRQSADTLPRLYMTGDLRAVTGLSRTQLDFYLRDGLVKPTARTESGFLLFDDAEVELVRHIVNERRNGVALKEIRRRIGR